From one Liolophura sinensis isolate JHLJ2023 chromosome 10, CUHK_Ljap_v2, whole genome shotgun sequence genomic stretch:
- the LOC135477109 gene encoding matrix metalloproteinase-18-like has product MNGAKRRLLMLILSFVGWSSNPALAKTCFQDVRRPTTPFEAQDYLLRYGYLSAQDLWRSFSRQALQESLKVFQEMAHINQTGVLDAPTYHMMQIERCGNLDISDGTSFTSDLPDHDRPLFPSAAQRRKKRFARQETQWQKQHLTYRIMNYTPDLSRDQVDQTIAAAFKVWSDVTPLTFTPSTCSPVDIEIRFASGDHGDGNPFDGQWGVLGHAYYPYDNSMDWHGDAHFDEAENWILDYSDDGSPDKFDPNEPLPITNCRMADQPASPAEPTSTPLTAATEPDTSTETSSTTQTTSGLKSTTTQTTSSTTFSPTTSSTAASTSSSPATSSTTASTSSSPTTSSTTASTSSSPTTSSTTASTSSSPTTLQHVPADELPWTSHAPCSGSVDAITLAVDGRTYAFRGKMIFCFNTYGVETGFPKPINTVFPRAPTTVDAAMTLRLPGKHSSERTFLISGSYVWRYRAEWVSRYTPELQLDWDFPRTLYEEFNVYSDKINAAFTAGGKYSDRAYLVEDDYYWEIKFDKKGKTKAKKNHIHKSKILDSLPRLDAVFHNDVIAKTYFFSGQTYYRQSSHRRGTLYGPRDTGPSWFGCQDNQQASKNW; this is encoded by the exons ATGAACGGCGCAAAGCGAAGACTACTGATGCTGATTTTATCATTTGTGGGATGGAGTTCGAACCCAGCCCTCGCCAAAACTTGTTTCCAAGATGTTAGACGCCCTACGACTCCCTTCGAAGCACAG GACTACCTGCTCCGGTATGGGTATCTATCAGCTCAGGACTTGTGGCGGAGCTTCTCGAGGCAGGCCCTCCAGGAAAGTCTGAAGGTCTTCCAGGAAATGGCCCACATCAACCAGACAG GTGTGTTGGACGCCCCAACGTACCATATGATGCAGATTGAGCGATGTGGTAACCTGGACATTTCGGACGGGACTAGCTTTACTTCTGATCTTCCGGACCATGATAGGCCGCTGTTTCCTTCCGCCGCCCAGAGACGCAAGAAGAGGTTTGCTAGGCAAG AAACGCAGTGGCAAAAGCAACACCTGACGTACAGAATAATGAACTACACTCCGGACCTGTCACGTGACCAAGTGGACCAAACCATCGCCGCAGCCTTCAAG GTCTGGTCTGACGTCACTCCTCTGACGTTCACGCCCTCTACGTGCTCCCCGGTGGATATTGAGATCAGATTCGCCTCTGGTGATCATGGTGACGGGAACCCCTTTGATGGACAGTGGGGCGTTCTAGGCCACGCCTACTATCCCTATGACAACTCAATGGATTGGCATGGAGACGCCCACTTTGACGAAGCTGAAAATTGGATTTTGGATTACAGTGATGATG GAAGTCCGGATAAGTTTGATCCAAACGAACCCCTGCCGATCACAAACTGCAGAATGGCAGATCAGCCGGCATCTCCTGCAGAACCGACTTCCACGCCGCTGACAGCAGCCACAGAACCGGACACATCCACTGAGACTTCCAGCACCACGCAAACGACTTCCGGATTAAAGTCTACAACTACACAAACGACTTCTAGTACTACGTTTTCGCCAACGACTTCTAGCACCGCAGCCAGCACGTCTTCTTCGCCAGCGACTTCGAGTACCACAGCCAGCACGTCTTCTTCACCAACAACTTCTAGTACCACAGCCAGCACGTCTTCTTCACCAACAACTTCTAGTACCACAGCCAGCACGTCTTCTTCGCCAacaacattacaacatgtgCCGGCAGATGAGCTGCCGTGGACAAGCCACGCCCCTTGTAGCGGAAGTGTTGACGCCATAACTCTTGCGGTGGATGGTCGAACTTACGCATTCAGAG GTAAgatgatattttgttttaacaccTACGGGGTTGAAACGGGGTTTCCTAAACCCATCAACACGGTGTTCCCGAGGGCCCCGACAACGGTGGACGCCGCCATGACCTTGAGACTCCCAGGGAAGCATTCTAGCGAAAGAACCTTCCTGATCAGC GGCTCGTATGTTTGGCGATACCGAGCTGAATGGGTGTCTAGATACACACCTGAGCTACAGCTCGATTGGGACTTCCCCAGAACGTTGTACGAAGAGTTCAATGTCTATAGTGACAAGATCAACGCCGCCTTCACCGCCGGTGGGAAATATTCCGACAGAGCGTATCTGGTTGAAG ATGACTACTATTGGGAGATTAAGTTCGACAAAAAGGGCAAAACAAAGGCGAAGAAGAACCATATACACAAGAGCAAAATCCTGGACAGTCTACCTAGGCTTGACGCTGTTTTCCATAATGATGTGATTGCGAAAACGTACTTCTTCTCTGGGCAGACTTATTATCGACAATCTTCGCACCGTAGAGGTACATTATATGGCCCACGTGACACGGGACCGTCGTGGTTTGGTTGCCAAGACAACCAACAAGCCTCAAAGAATTGGTAA